A single region of the Arthrobacter sp. V1I7 genome encodes:
- a CDS encoding sodium:solute symporter, whose amino-acid sequence MEANFVNIAIVVVYLVAMLAFGWWGKSRTKNNSDFLVAGRRLGPFLYTGTMAAVVLGGASTVGGVGLGYRFGISGMWLVVAIGAGVLLLSLLFASTIQKLKIYTVSQMLSLRYGSHATQTSGIVMLAYTLMLCATSTGAYATIFVVLFGWDRALAIAIGGAIVLVYSTIGGMWSITLADQVQFVIKTVGIFFLMLPFTLNAAGGLDGIRARVDASFFQIDGIGVQTIITYFVVYTLGLLIGQDIWQRVFTAKTPTVARWGGATAGVYCILYGAAGALIGLGARVALPDIDVANLGKDVVYAEVATNLLPIGIGGLVLAAAVAAMMSTASGALIAAATVARADVLPFVASWFGKDINTDDSDNPEHDVKANRMWVLGLGIVAIVIAIITKDVVAALTIAYDILVGGLLVAILGGLVWKRGTGVAAAASMAVGSVVTLGTMIVLEINAAVPLDGIYANEPIYYGLAASAVVYVALSLLTKPTDPAVMANWRRRVAGSAAKEELPVPSR is encoded by the coding sequence ATGGAAGCAAATTTCGTCAATATCGCCATCGTGGTGGTGTACCTGGTCGCCATGCTGGCGTTCGGGTGGTGGGGTAAATCCCGCACCAAGAACAATAGCGACTTCCTCGTCGCCGGGCGCAGGCTCGGCCCGTTCCTCTACACCGGCACCATGGCCGCCGTCGTGCTCGGCGGTGCATCCACCGTCGGCGGCGTGGGCCTTGGCTACAGGTTCGGCATCTCCGGCATGTGGCTCGTTGTCGCGATCGGCGCCGGCGTGCTGCTGCTGAGCCTGCTCTTCGCCAGCACCATCCAGAAACTGAAGATCTACACGGTCTCGCAGATGCTGAGCCTGCGTTACGGCAGCCACGCCACCCAGACCTCCGGCATCGTGATGCTGGCCTACACGCTGATGCTGTGCGCCACGTCCACCGGAGCCTACGCCACGATCTTCGTGGTGCTCTTCGGCTGGGACCGTGCCCTGGCCATCGCCATCGGCGGCGCGATCGTGCTGGTCTACTCGACCATCGGCGGCATGTGGTCCATCACACTCGCCGACCAGGTCCAGTTCGTGATCAAGACGGTCGGCATCTTCTTCCTGATGCTGCCCTTCACGCTCAACGCCGCCGGCGGGCTCGACGGCATCCGTGCCCGTGTAGACGCCAGCTTCTTCCAGATCGACGGCATCGGCGTCCAGACGATCATCACCTACTTCGTGGTCTACACGCTGGGCCTGCTGATCGGCCAGGACATCTGGCAGCGCGTCTTCACCGCCAAGACCCCCACCGTGGCCCGCTGGGGCGGCGCCACGGCCGGCGTCTACTGCATCCTCTACGGTGCCGCCGGCGCCCTGATCGGCCTTGGCGCCCGCGTCGCGCTGCCGGATATCGACGTCGCCAACCTCGGCAAGGACGTTGTCTACGCCGAGGTGGCCACCAACCTCCTGCCGATCGGCATCGGCGGCCTCGTGCTGGCCGCTGCCGTCGCCGCCATGATGTCCACGGCGTCCGGGGCCCTGATCGCTGCCGCCACGGTGGCACGCGCCGACGTCCTCCCGTTCGTCGCCAGCTGGTTCGGCAAGGACATCAACACGGACGACTCGGACAACCCGGAACATGACGTCAAGGCCAACCGGATGTGGGTCCTGGGCCTGGGGATCGTGGCAATCGTCATCGCCATCATCACCAAGGACGTCGTCGCGGCGCTCACCATCGCCTACGACATCCTCGTCGGCGGGCTCCTGGTCGCCATCCTCGGCGGGCTGGTCTGGAAGCGCGGGACTGGCGTGGCCGCAGCGGCCTCGATGGCCGTCGGTTCCGTGGTCACCCTCGGCACCATGATCGTCCTCGAGATCAATGCCGCGGTTCCGCTCGACGGGATCTACGCCAACGAACCGATCTACTACGGCCTGGCTGCCTCAGCGGTTGTCTACGTCGCACTGTCCCTGCTGACCAAGCCGACCGATCCTGCGGTGATGGCGAACTGGCGCCGACGGGTTGCCGGCAGTGCCGCCAAGGAAGAACTCCCGGTACCGTCC
- a CDS encoding thiamine pyrophosphate-binding protein → MSDVRNGGDLVVETLEALGAKTVFGIPGQHALGLFDAMGRGNLHFVSSRVENNSAFAADGYSRATGEVGVLFLSTGPGALTSLAGLQEAYATGVPMVVVASQIPLEGLGARRKGMLHQLDDQKASAANVTKSQRLIQHASGIPSAIQDAWTEAISSPQGPVWLEIPQNVLLDPIMVPPVEDALAEAADNPPRVELVREAVKWLSMAKRPAIIAGGGTRRGGAEKSLLAIAEKLRAPVICTPGGNGAFPWNHELSLQSWIEDQYMTELLEDADVLIVIGSSLGEVTSNYFTFEPRGRIIQIDAEPRVLESNRPGLGIRADAGQALAALDEALVEPHGERADWHGTVPEALVKETLAKVTARLESQDLAKELKFMADLREAVPADMQTFWDMTISAYWAWSCWDAREGQFHSAQGAGGLGFGFPAAIGGAVGLETTGKPGGSARVLAVSGDGSAMYSIAELATAKQHNVPVTWLIVDDGGYGILREYMVGAFGKATATELARPDFVKLAEAFGVPAVRVAPENVGEALKAGFAADGPNVVVVETLLKMFAPTHLDV, encoded by the coding sequence GTGAGCGACGTGCGCAACGGCGGGGACCTCGTCGTCGAAACCCTCGAGGCGCTCGGCGCAAAGACCGTCTTCGGCATCCCCGGCCAGCACGCGCTGGGACTTTTCGACGCCATGGGCCGCGGGAACCTGCACTTCGTCTCCTCCCGCGTGGAAAACAACTCGGCCTTTGCCGCAGACGGGTACTCCCGCGCCACCGGTGAAGTCGGCGTGCTGTTCCTCTCCACCGGCCCGGGCGCCCTGACCTCGCTGGCCGGACTGCAGGAGGCCTACGCCACCGGAGTGCCCATGGTCGTGGTCGCCAGCCAGATTCCGCTCGAAGGGCTCGGCGCACGCCGCAAAGGCATGCTGCACCAGCTCGATGACCAGAAGGCCTCGGCGGCCAACGTCACCAAGAGCCAGCGGCTGATCCAGCACGCCTCCGGCATCCCCTCGGCCATCCAGGACGCCTGGACCGAGGCGATCTCCTCGCCGCAGGGTCCGGTCTGGCTCGAGATCCCGCAGAACGTGCTCCTGGACCCCATCATGGTGCCGCCGGTGGAGGACGCCCTCGCCGAAGCGGCGGACAACCCGCCCCGTGTGGAACTGGTGCGCGAAGCAGTCAAATGGCTCTCGATGGCGAAACGTCCCGCGATCATCGCCGGCGGCGGCACTCGCCGCGGCGGGGCGGAGAAGTCGCTGCTCGCCATCGCGGAGAAGCTCCGGGCGCCGGTGATCTGCACCCCCGGCGGCAACGGCGCGTTCCCCTGGAACCATGAGCTCTCGCTCCAGTCCTGGATCGAGGACCAGTACATGACCGAGCTGCTCGAGGACGCCGACGTGCTGATCGTCATCGGATCCTCGCTCGGCGAAGTCACGTCCAATTACTTCACCTTCGAACCGCGCGGGCGGATCATCCAGATCGACGCCGAACCGCGCGTGCTCGAATCCAACCGCCCCGGACTGGGCATCCGGGCCGACGCCGGTCAGGCGCTCGCGGCCCTCGATGAGGCGCTCGTGGAACCGCACGGAGAACGCGCCGACTGGCACGGCACCGTGCCCGAGGCCCTGGTCAAGGAGACCCTGGCCAAGGTCACGGCCCGGCTGGAATCCCAGGATCTGGCCAAGGAACTGAAGTTCATGGCGGACCTCCGCGAGGCTGTGCCCGCGGACATGCAGACGTTCTGGGACATGACGATCTCCGCCTACTGGGCCTGGAGCTGCTGGGATGCCCGTGAGGGCCAATTCCACTCCGCGCAGGGCGCCGGCGGGCTGGGTTTCGGCTTCCCTGCCGCGATCGGCGGTGCTGTCGGCCTCGAGACCACGGGCAAGCCGGGCGGTTCGGCCCGGGTGCTGGCCGTCTCCGGTGACGGCTCCGCGATGTACTCGATTGCGGAGCTGGCCACCGCCAAGCAGCACAACGTACCGGTCACCTGGCTGATCGTGGACGACGGCGGCTACGGCATCCTGCGCGAATACATGGTGGGCGCCTTCGGCAAGGCCACGGCGACCGAGCTCGCCCGCCCCGATTTCGTGAAACTCGCCGAGGCCTTCGGCGTCCCCGCCGTCCGGGTTGCGCCGGAGAATGTGGGGGAGGCGCTTAAGGCGGGCTTCGCCGCGGACGGACCGAACGTCGTCGTCGTCGAGACCCTGCTGAAGATGTTCGCCCCGACCCACCTGGACGTCTGA
- a CDS encoding ABC transporter ATP-binding protein, with the protein MLVTLIRRYSKPYLPHIAAVIIFQLASTIAALYLPSLNAQIIDEGVSRGDTDYIWRTGGVMLGVALIQVATAIAGVYYGSKAAMAFGRDLRRGVFRKVTSFSAKDVNVFGAPTLITRGTNDVQQVQMLMLLGLNFMVATPIMCIGGIFMALREDLNLSWLVWVSVPVLVVVVGYLVVRLMPLFRSMQTKIDRLNGILREQIIGIRVVRAFVREPHEAERFGAANKELTDVSLKIGALFVLMFPTIGMILHVSTAAVLWFGGQRVEAGDMQVGALTAFLQYLLQILMAVMMGTFMAMMIPRASVCADRIGEVLDVEPSIHEPLTPVAPAYKAGRVEFRNVSFAYPGAEAPVLSDISFTAEPGQTVAIIGSTGAGKTSLLALLPRLYDAASGEVLLDGVPVTNLDRSDITRRVAMVPQRPYLFSGTIEHNLRFGKPDATDEDLWEALTVAQAADFVRDKQNGLGSRIAQGGTNVSGGQRQRLCIARALVTEPKVFLFDDSFSALDVATDARLRRALKAKTTDATVIIVGQRVSTIADADQILVLDNGRIVDRGTHEELLDSSSTYQEIVESQLNAEAVA; encoded by the coding sequence ATGCTTGTCACCCTCATACGGCGCTATTCCAAGCCGTATCTGCCGCATATCGCGGCAGTCATCATCTTCCAGTTGGCATCGACCATCGCCGCCCTCTACCTCCCCAGCCTCAACGCGCAAATCATCGACGAGGGCGTCTCCCGCGGCGACACGGACTACATCTGGCGGACCGGCGGGGTCATGCTCGGTGTCGCCCTGATCCAGGTCGCAACCGCGATCGCCGGCGTCTACTACGGGTCCAAGGCCGCGATGGCGTTCGGCCGCGACCTCCGCCGGGGAGTGTTCCGCAAGGTCACCAGCTTCTCCGCCAAGGACGTCAACGTGTTTGGCGCGCCCACGCTCATCACCCGCGGCACCAACGATGTCCAGCAGGTCCAGATGCTCATGCTGCTGGGCCTGAACTTCATGGTGGCCACGCCCATCATGTGCATCGGCGGCATCTTCATGGCCCTCCGCGAGGATTTGAACCTGTCCTGGCTGGTCTGGGTTTCGGTGCCGGTGCTGGTGGTGGTCGTGGGTTACCTCGTGGTCCGGCTGATGCCGCTCTTCCGTTCCATGCAGACGAAGATCGACCGGCTCAACGGGATCCTCCGCGAGCAGATCATCGGCATCCGCGTGGTCCGTGCCTTCGTGCGCGAACCGCACGAAGCGGAACGCTTCGGCGCGGCCAACAAGGAACTCACCGATGTTTCGCTGAAAATCGGCGCCTTGTTCGTGCTGATGTTCCCCACCATCGGGATGATCCTGCACGTCTCCACCGCCGCCGTGCTGTGGTTCGGTGGCCAGCGGGTCGAAGCCGGCGACATGCAGGTCGGAGCCTTGACGGCGTTCCTGCAGTACCTGCTGCAGATCCTGATGGCCGTCATGATGGGCACGTTTATGGCGATGATGATTCCGCGCGCCTCGGTTTGCGCGGACCGCATCGGCGAGGTGCTCGACGTCGAACCCTCCATCCACGAGCCGCTCACCCCCGTGGCCCCGGCCTACAAGGCCGGCCGGGTGGAGTTCCGGAACGTGTCCTTCGCCTACCCCGGCGCCGAAGCGCCGGTGCTGAGCGACATCAGCTTCACCGCCGAACCCGGCCAGACCGTGGCCATCATCGGCTCCACCGGCGCCGGCAAGACCAGCCTGCTGGCCCTGCTGCCGCGCCTCTACGACGCCGCCTCGGGCGAAGTACTGCTCGACGGCGTCCCGGTCACCAACCTTGACCGCTCGGACATCACCCGGCGCGTCGCCATGGTGCCCCAACGCCCCTACCTGTTCTCCGGGACCATCGAGCACAACCTCCGCTTCGGCAAGCCCGACGCCACGGACGAAGACCTGTGGGAGGCGCTGACCGTGGCCCAGGCCGCGGACTTCGTGCGGGACAAGCAGAACGGGCTCGGTTCACGCATCGCCCAGGGCGGCACCAACGTCTCCGGCGGCCAGCGGCAACGGCTCTGTATCGCACGGGCACTCGTCACCGAACCCAAGGTCTTCCTGTTTGATGACTCGTTCTCCGCCCTCGACGTCGCCACCGACGCCAGGCTCCGCCGCGCCCTGAAGGCAAAAACCACGGACGCGACAGTCATCATCGTCGGCCAGCGCGTGTCCACCATCGCCGACGCCGACCAGATACTGGTGCTCGACAACGGCCGGATCGTGGACCGCGGCACCCACGAGGAACTCCTGGACAGCTCCAGCACCTACCAGGAAATCGTCGAATCCCAGCTGAACGCGGAGGCAGTGGCATGA
- the speB gene encoding agmatinase gives MEELRIEANGNLGPIDSSRIPRYAGAATYARLPRLDQVAKADVTVVGVPFDSGVSYRPGARFGSNHIREASRLLRPYNPAWDVSPFENIQVADAGDMAVNPFNINDAIETIQQNALDLTASGSKLLTLGGDHTIALPLLRAAAERAGEPVAMLHFDAHLDTWDTYFGAEYTHGTPFRRAVEEGLLDTEAISHIGTRGPLYGKKDLDDDHRFGFGIVTSADVYYQGVLETVAKVRDRIGNRPLYISVDIDVLDPAHAPGTGTPEAGGITSRELLEIIRGFRGMNLVGADVVEVAPAYDHADITGVAASHVAYELVTLMADRAVPGDRLGAANGYAAQALGQESRRPAGFAAPSAVIR, from the coding sequence TTGGAAGAGCTGCGCATCGAGGCCAATGGCAACCTTGGCCCCATCGATTCATCCCGCATCCCGCGCTACGCCGGAGCTGCCACCTACGCCCGCCTGCCGCGGCTGGACCAGGTGGCCAAGGCCGACGTCACGGTGGTCGGCGTTCCCTTCGACTCCGGCGTCTCCTACCGGCCCGGCGCCCGCTTCGGGTCGAACCACATCCGTGAGGCAAGCCGCCTGCTGCGCCCGTACAACCCGGCGTGGGACGTCAGCCCCTTCGAGAACATCCAGGTTGCCGATGCCGGTGACATGGCGGTCAACCCGTTCAACATCAACGATGCCATCGAGACCATCCAGCAGAACGCGCTGGACCTGACGGCTTCCGGCAGCAAGCTGCTGACCCTTGGTGGCGACCACACGATTGCGCTGCCGCTGCTGCGCGCCGCTGCGGAACGCGCCGGTGAACCGGTGGCGATGCTCCACTTCGACGCGCACCTGGACACCTGGGACACGTACTTCGGCGCCGAATACACCCACGGAACTCCCTTCCGCCGCGCCGTCGAGGAAGGCCTCCTCGACACCGAGGCGATCAGCCACATCGGCACCCGCGGGCCGCTGTACGGCAAGAAGGACCTCGACGACGACCACCGCTTCGGCTTCGGGATCGTCACCTCTGCCGACGTCTACTACCAGGGCGTGCTGGAGACCGTCGCCAAGGTCCGGGACCGGATCGGCAACCGCCCCCTCTACATCTCGGTGGACATTGACGTCCTGGACCCGGCGCACGCACCGGGCACCGGAACGCCGGAAGCCGGCGGCATCACCAGCCGGGAGCTGCTTGAAATCATCCGTGGCTTCCGCGGCATGAACCTGGTGGGCGCCGACGTCGTCGAGGTCGCCCCCGCTTACGACCACGCCGACATCACGGGTGTGGCCGCCAGCCACGTCGCTTATGAACTGGTCACCCTGATGGCGGACCGCGCCGTACCGGGGGACAGGCTCGGCGCAGCGAACGGCTACGCGGCCCAGGCCCTCGGCCAGGAATCCCGCCGTCCGGCCGGCTTCGCGGCGCCGTCGGCAGTGATCCGGTGA
- a CDS encoding cupin domain-containing protein has protein sequence MKALPVEPSNVPVAIGSRIRAARQSQRLTIEQVADATGLTKGFLSRVERDLTSPSVASLVTLCQVLSISIGDLFAAPETHLTKQNEGPRISLGGEGIVERLLTARSERRVQIIQAVIEPRGRGESELYAVDCDVDVLHVIKGSIRLILANEEFELTAGDTVTFPGREPHTWVNPTDDAVEVLWVLVPAASR, from the coding sequence ATGAAGGCTTTACCAGTAGAACCGAGCAATGTTCCCGTTGCTATAGGTTCCCGGATCCGTGCCGCCCGGCAGTCGCAGCGGCTGACCATCGAGCAGGTCGCCGACGCCACGGGATTGACCAAGGGCTTCCTCAGCCGGGTCGAGCGCGACCTGACCTCGCCTTCCGTTGCCTCGCTCGTGACGCTGTGCCAGGTGCTCTCCATTTCGATCGGTGACCTTTTTGCTGCCCCCGAAACGCACCTGACCAAGCAGAATGAAGGTCCGCGGATCTCCCTGGGCGGTGAGGGGATCGTGGAGCGGCTGCTGACCGCCCGCTCGGAGCGCCGGGTCCAGATCATCCAGGCCGTGATCGAGCCGCGGGGCCGCGGCGAATCGGAGCTGTACGCCGTGGACTGCGACGTTGATGTGTTGCATGTGATCAAGGGCAGCATCCGGCTGATCCTCGCCAATGAGGAGTTTGAGCTCACGGCCGGAGACACTGTGACGTTCCCCGGCCGGGAGCCGCACACCTGGGTGAACCCCACGGACGACGCCGTCGAAGTCCTCTGGGTGCTGGTCCCCGCTGCGAGCCGCTAG